In Nocardioides faecalis, the following proteins share a genomic window:
- a CDS encoding C39 family peptidase, translated as MRRSLRVALPAVAPVAIALLLTCSLAVTLMVLTRAPGTPEGGGVSAAAVAARHVDLARFDSAAQWRTGKVRGLKVTNAGNLAFEKGASRKRTAGRTYDVGRWVSPWVTPGFSFTELIPSFSARTPGAAWIDVRVRGRGPGGTTSWDVMARWADKDKVIKPRSVSGQGDDATSVAVDTWRTPGLTSYQLQVRIYRTAGATSVPKLDLVTAMTSRLPAKAGATSRPVSAKAVELAVPRYSQMTHVGHYPKWGNGGEAWCSPTSASMVLGWYGRLPKASEWAWVSKPHTDPWVDLAARRTYDHAYRGTGNWTFTTAWAARKAGKGFVTRLRDLREAERLVRAGIPPVVSIAYRAGELTGSPIRSSNGHLLVVVGFTADGSVVANDPAAPTRAGVRRVYDRAQFERLWLNASGGMAYVIHDAAHPLPASSGNW; from the coding sequence GTGCGTCGTTCCCTCCGCGTTGCCCTCCCCGCCGTGGCCCCGGTGGCCATCGCCCTGCTGCTCACCTGCTCGCTGGCGGTGACGCTGATGGTGCTGACCCGCGCCCCGGGCACGCCTGAGGGCGGCGGTGTCTCCGCGGCGGCGGTGGCGGCGCGCCACGTCGACCTGGCCCGCTTCGACTCCGCGGCGCAGTGGCGCACCGGGAAGGTGCGCGGGCTGAAGGTGACCAATGCGGGCAACCTGGCGTTCGAGAAGGGCGCGTCGCGCAAGCGCACCGCCGGCCGAACGTACGACGTGGGCCGCTGGGTCAGCCCCTGGGTGACGCCGGGGTTCTCGTTCACCGAGCTGATCCCGTCGTTCTCCGCCCGCACCCCGGGCGCGGCCTGGATCGACGTGCGGGTGCGCGGACGCGGGCCGGGCGGGACCACCAGCTGGGACGTGATGGCGCGGTGGGCGGACAAGGACAAGGTGATCAAGCCTCGCTCGGTCTCCGGGCAGGGCGACGACGCCACGTCGGTCGCGGTGGACACGTGGCGCACGCCGGGGCTGACGTCGTACCAGCTGCAGGTGCGCATCTACCGGACCGCGGGTGCCACGTCGGTGCCCAAGCTCGACCTGGTCACCGCGATGACCTCCCGGCTGCCGGCGAAGGCGGGCGCCACCTCGCGGCCGGTCTCGGCGAAGGCCGTCGAGCTCGCCGTGCCGCGCTACTCGCAGATGACGCACGTGGGGCACTACCCGAAGTGGGGCAACGGCGGGGAGGCGTGGTGCTCGCCGACGTCGGCGTCGATGGTGCTGGGCTGGTACGGCCGGTTGCCGAAGGCCTCGGAGTGGGCGTGGGTCTCCAAGCCGCACACCGACCCGTGGGTCGACCTGGCCGCGCGCCGTACCTATGACCACGCCTACCGCGGCACCGGCAACTGGACCTTCACCACCGCGTGGGCGGCCCGCAAGGCCGGCAAGGGGTTCGTCACCCGGCTGCGCGACCTGCGTGAGGCCGAGCGGCTGGTCCGCGCCGGCATCCCGCCGGTGGTCTCGATCGCCTACCGCGCCGGGGAGCTCACCGGCTCCCCGATCCGCTCCAGCAACGGCCACCTGCTCGTCGTCGTCGGCTTCACCGCCGACGGCTCCGTGGTCGCCAACGACCCGGCGGCACCCACCCGCGCCGGCGTGCGCCGGGTCTACGACCGGGCGCAGTTCGAGCGGCTGTGGCTCAACGCCTCCGGCGGGATGGCGTACGTGATCCACGACGCCGCGCACCCGCTGCCCGCCTCGAGCGGCAACTGGTGA
- a CDS encoding SDR family NAD(P)-dependent oxidoreductase — protein MSAHVGDFAELPGGALVVGGSGGLGRAVAALLAERGARVAVTHHTRPGEVGEASYGLDLGDLDAVPRVVDHAAAELGGLHTVVHAAGPHVPMTHLSMVPPAQMAAQLAVDSAGFFAVAHAALPYLRASRGSLTAVTTAATARFPVRDGLSSTPKAAVEALVRGLAAEEGRYGVRVNAVGPGMLTDGMAERLIASGDLDERALEVTRGNIPLRTFGTATDIAEAVCFLASPRAAFISGQKLDVDGGYGC, from the coding sequence ATGAGCGCGCACGTCGGCGACTTCGCCGAGCTTCCCGGCGGTGCGCTCGTCGTCGGCGGCTCGGGTGGACTGGGTCGCGCCGTCGCCGCGCTGCTCGCCGAGCGCGGCGCCCGGGTCGCGGTCACCCACCACACCCGGCCCGGTGAGGTGGGCGAGGCGTCGTACGGGCTGGACCTGGGTGACCTCGACGCCGTGCCCCGCGTCGTCGACCACGCCGCGGCCGAGCTGGGCGGGCTGCACACCGTGGTCCACGCCGCCGGCCCGCACGTGCCGATGACGCACCTCTCCATGGTGCCGCCGGCACAGATGGCCGCCCAGCTCGCGGTGGACAGCGCCGGCTTCTTCGCCGTCGCCCACGCCGCGCTGCCGTACCTGCGCGCGAGCCGCGGCTCGCTGACCGCCGTCACCACCGCCGCGACCGCACGGTTCCCGGTACGCGACGGGCTGTCCTCGACCCCCAAGGCCGCGGTCGAGGCGCTGGTGCGCGGCCTGGCCGCCGAGGAGGGCCGGTACGGCGTGCGGGTGAACGCGGTCGGCCCCGGCATGCTCACCGACGGCATGGCCGAACGCCTCATCGCCTCCGGAGACCTCGACGAGCGGGCGCTCGAGGTGACCCGCGGCAACATCCCGCTGCGCACCTTCGGCACCGCCACCGATATCGCGGAGGCCGTCTGCTTCCTCGCCTCGCCCCGGGCGGCGTTCATCAGCGGCCAGAAGCTGGACGTCGACGGCGGCTACGGCTGCTGA
- a CDS encoding molybdopterin-dependent oxidoreductase: MRTSRGGWWALAGLLAGVLGLALSYAAAALLHVRESPVVAVAEGIADLAPGPVVTWAIGAFDKADKKILVLGILLFLAVVFVLLGRAARRRWWLTMLGYGALAAIGAVAVLAKPNPGVNDVVPVAGGLVAWLVAMAVLAQWLRRWELTDGGEGAARERAQTRRTFFVLAGITGGVSVAGGLVGRLAGDARRRTEASRRLLRLEGVTAPDLPDGVSFGLEGISPWQTPSDRFYLIDTAFIKPTIEAADWQLRIHGMVEREITLSYRDLVSREITEDWITLNCVSNEVGGDLIGNAWWSGVRLAGLLEAAGPHPDADAVLQTSADGWTCGTPLSALTDGRNAMLAVAMNGEPLPIEHGFPVRTIVPGLYGYVSATKWVVDLEVTRFDDISAYWTGKGWGERGPVKISSKIEVPSNGEEVLAGEVVCAGVAWFQQTGISGVQVQVDGGRWQPAEIARTPNTDTWVQWRAVLDLEPGTHELRVRAIAADGEPQTGAVADVLPDGATGWDTIQVTVNG; the protein is encoded by the coding sequence GGGCATCGCCGACCTGGCCCCGGGCCCGGTGGTCACGTGGGCGATCGGGGCCTTCGACAAGGCTGACAAGAAGATCCTCGTCCTCGGCATCCTGCTCTTCCTCGCGGTCGTGTTCGTGCTGCTCGGCCGGGCGGCGCGACGCCGCTGGTGGCTGACGATGCTGGGGTACGGCGCCCTCGCCGCGATCGGCGCCGTCGCCGTGCTCGCGAAGCCGAACCCCGGGGTCAACGACGTCGTACCGGTCGCCGGGGGGCTGGTGGCCTGGCTGGTCGCCATGGCCGTGCTGGCGCAGTGGCTGCGCCGGTGGGAGCTGACCGACGGCGGCGAGGGCGCGGCCCGCGAGCGCGCTCAGACCCGCCGCACCTTCTTCGTCCTCGCCGGGATCACCGGCGGCGTCTCCGTGGCGGGCGGGCTGGTCGGCCGGCTGGCCGGCGACGCCCGCCGCCGGACCGAGGCCAGTCGCCGGCTGCTGCGCCTGGAGGGCGTCACCGCACCCGACCTGCCCGACGGGGTGAGCTTCGGCCTGGAGGGGATCTCCCCGTGGCAGACGCCGAGCGACCGCTTCTACCTGATCGACACCGCCTTCATCAAGCCCACCATCGAGGCTGCCGACTGGCAGCTGCGCATCCACGGCATGGTCGAGCGTGAGATCACCTTGAGCTACCGCGACCTGGTCTCCCGGGAGATCACCGAGGACTGGATCACGCTCAACTGCGTGTCCAACGAGGTCGGCGGGGACCTGATCGGCAACGCCTGGTGGAGCGGGGTCCGGTTGGCCGGGCTGCTGGAGGCCGCCGGACCGCACCCCGACGCCGACGCGGTGCTGCAGACCTCCGCCGACGGCTGGACGTGCGGCACGCCGCTGTCCGCGCTCACCGACGGTCGCAACGCGATGCTCGCGGTGGCGATGAACGGCGAGCCGCTGCCCATCGAGCACGGCTTCCCGGTGCGCACCATCGTGCCCGGCCTGTACGGCTACGTCTCCGCCACCAAGTGGGTCGTCGACCTGGAGGTCACCCGGTTCGACGACATCTCCGCCTACTGGACCGGCAAGGGCTGGGGCGAGCGGGGACCGGTCAAGATCTCCTCCAAGATCGAGGTCCCGAGCAACGGCGAGGAGGTGCTGGCCGGCGAGGTCGTCTGCGCCGGCGTCGCCTGGTTCCAGCAGACCGGCATCTCCGGGGTCCAGGTGCAGGTCGACGGCGGCCGCTGGCAGCCCGCCGAGATCGCCCGCACCCCGAACACCGACACCTGGGTGCAGTGGCGCGCCGTGCTCGACCTCGAGCCGGGCACCCACGAGCTGCGGGTGCGTGCCATCGCCGCGGACGGTGAGCCGCAGACCGGTGCGGTGGCCGACGTGCTGCCCGACGGCGCCACCGGCTGGGACACCATCCAGGTCACGGTGAACGGATGA